The Alicyclobacillus macrosporangiidus CPP55 genome segment GATGGAGATGAACTCCGGCAGCCTCCGCCGCAGACGCGTCGAAAACCCTCCCCTACCCGTCTCTCGCGGGATGGTCCCCGCCCCACCCCCGGTGCCGGGGTCCTCCCACTTTTGCTGTTCCTGCATGTCTGCCACCTGCCCATCGTGTCGAATGTCCTCCGGAGTATTCGACCGATCTCGCCGAATTTCCTCTGATAATGGCAGCATGTGGTCAGCGGGCCGGGGCCGGGAGGGCGACGCCTCCTGCCCCCGGTCCGCCGAAATAGGTGCCCGGCACCTCGCCGTTGAGGACCACGTAGGCAAGCAACACCCGCGTGCGCACGTGCGCCGGCGCCATCACCAGAGGGGTGACCGCCTGCACGTCGGCCGTGAGATCGAGGTTGAGGGTATGTACCGTCTGGTTGACGCCGACGGACCGTACTTCGGCGGCCACCGATGAATGCACAGAGCCGATCATGTTCACCCGAACCGGCAGCGTTACGCCGAGGTTCGTCAGGAGCACACCACCGATTGCCTGGGCGGCCGGCAGGCGCAGGGTCTGCGCGGAGAGGTCGCGCAAGTGCTCCTCGGCCCGTTGGGTGGCCTCCGCCTGCACGTGGGCGACCCGCGTGAAATCGAAGTGGGCGACGCGCACACCCTCCGCGTCCTGGTCGTCGATCACCAAGACGTGCGACATGTCGCTGCCGGTGACCAACTCTTCGGTCACCGCGGCATTGAGCGCCTCCGTCGCTGCCCGCACCGCCACCCCCTGCGCGGCCGCGGCGATGGCCGGCCGCAGTTTCCACTCGGCCGTCGCCCACAGCCCCACCGCGGCAGCCAGCGGCCACGTCCACCACAGCCAACGCCGGCGAACCGGGACGGAGGGGCGGGAACCCCAACGGCGCGCGGGGCGAAAGGTCTGGTTGGACAGAAAAATCCCCCCTCGCCGATGTATATGCGGCGCAGGGGGGATCGAGACGGGCCGTTGAAACAGTGTACCTCGGGTGAGCCGGGCTACGCGGCATCCCAGACGGGCGCCGCCCGGGTACACCATCGCGCCGTGCCGCGGCTCAAGTGCGGCAGCGCACAAACCGTCGCTTTCCCACCTGGAGCACCGTTCCATCCCGAAGGTCCACCTCGGCGTTCACGTCCACAACTCGCTCTCCATTCACGCGCACTCCGCCCTGCTCGATGGCTCGCCGGGCCTCGCTGTTGCTGGTGGCGAGCCCCAACTCCACCAGGGCCTTGACCAACCAACGAGGTCCAGGTTGGATCCGCACTTCCGGGATGTCCTCCGGCAGCCCGCCCTGCTGAAACACCGCCTTCCAGTTCGCCTCCGCCTCGGCCGCCGCATCGGCACCGAGAAAGCGCGTGACCAACTCCCGGGCCAATCGCATCTTGGCGTCCCGCGGATGGAGGCTGCCGTCCCGGAGACCCGCCTGAATTTCGCGCAGTTCCTCGACGGACACGCCGGAGATGAGCTCGAAGTACTTCGGCATCAGGTCGTCCGGGATGGACATGACCTTGCCCCACATCTCCTTGGGCGGTTCGTCGATCCCGATGTAGTTCCCCAGGCTCTTCGACATTTTCTGCACGCCGTCGAGGCCCTCGAGGATGGGCATCATGACGGCCACCTGCGGCTCCTGCCCGAACTCCTTCTGCAGCGTCCGGCCCATCAGCAGGTTGAACTTCTGATCGGTGCCTCCGAACTCGATGTCGGTGTGCAGGTGCACCGAGTCGTACGCCTGCATCAAGGGATAGAAAAACTCATGGATATGGATGGGCCGGTTCTCCTGAAACCGCTTCTGAAAGTCTTCCCGCTCCAACATGCGCGCCACCGTCAGAATCGAGGCGAGCCGCACGACGTCGGAGAAGGTCAGGGGCGCCAGCCAGTCGGCGTTGCGGACGATCTCCGTGCGGTCAGGATGAAGGACTTTGAGCACCTGCTGGACGTAGGTTCGAGCGTTTTCATTGACCTCCTCGGCCGTGAGCTGCCGCCGGGTCTCCGACTTGCCAGTGGGATCGCCGATGCGCCCGGTGAAATCCCCGATGACCAGATGACAGATGTGCCCCAGGTCCTGAAGCTGGCGGATTTTCTGCAGGACGACCGTGTGCCCGAGGTGGATGTCGGGCGACGACGGATCCATGCCGAGCTTCAGCCGCAACGGCTGCCCCGTGGCCACCGACCGCCGCAACTTTTGGACCAAATCCTCGATGGGCACGATCTCCGCGGTCCCGCGCCGGATCACCTCGAGTTGACGCTCGACCTCCCGTTCCTGCTCCGCACTCAGCGGGATCTCCGGTGGCGCCGGCTGCGCCGCAGCCCTGTCTTGTGTCACCGTCCAAACACCCTCTCTCCATCAATAATTAAGCGCCCCTCCCCATGCGGGGACGAGGCGCGTCGCTCGCGGTACCACCCTGCTTGCCGCCCGCAGGCGGCCGCTCTTCGGCGATAACGGAGCCACCGGTGGCGACTGGCGCCGCCACGCCTCCGAAGGCGTACCTTCCGCGCGCCGGGCGGCCGGTTCACACCCCCCACCGGCTCTCTGGAACGCCCCAGGCGCGCGTACTTCACCTTCTTCGTCGGCCGGATCGCCGGCTGAATCCGTGGCCGCTCCCGTCGGGCGGCGCCGGCGACGGACAAATTTTGCGTCAGTATAGCAGAGCCTGGTTTGGCCTGTCAATGGACGCGACGAGTTGTCCCCGGCCCTGTGATATAATCGGTCCAACGAGAGGAGAGTGAGCGCAGGATGGCCAACCAAACCAGACCACCGTCCGGGCGCCGGCCGGTACCGCGGCAGCGAAAACGGGCCGCCAAACGGGAAGGGCGCCGCTGGGTGTGGCGTGGCCTGGCGGTGGCGGGCTCCGCACTCGGCGCCTTCGTGGTGATGGGGACCGGTGCAGCTGTCGGATACGCCGCGTCCATGCTCAAGGGGCTCCCCGCCATCAGCGCCGATACGTTCACCAATCTCAGCCAGCCGACCGTCGTGTACGACGCGCACGGCCAGGTGATTGGGCGATTCACCGCGGAGGGGGACCGGGAACCCATCACGTCGGTGGACCAGGTGTCCAAAAATTTGGTCAACGCCTTCATCGCGGCGGAGGACAAGACCTTTTACCACAACATCGGCATCAACCCGATGGCGATGGCGCGCGCCTTGGTGCAGGACGTGTTGCACCACCAGATTGAGAGCGGCGCCAGCACCATCACGCAGCAGACCGTCAAACTGGCCTTATTTCCCGATCAACAGCGCACGCTGAAACGCAAGATCCAGGAGATCGCCCTCGCCCTGGAAGTCAACCACATGCTGACGAAGGACGAGATCCTGACCGACTACATGAACTGGGTCTACATGGGCCAGATGGGCAGCAATCCGGTCTACGGGGTGAAGGCCGCCTCTCAGATCCTGTTTCATAAAGACCCGAAGGACCTGAATTTGCC includes the following:
- a CDS encoding sporulation protein YunB — translated: MGLWATAEWKLRPAIAAAAQGVAVRAATEALNAAVTEELVTGSDMSHVLVIDDQDAEGVRVAHFDFTRVAHVQAEATQRAEEHLRDLSAQTLRLPAAQAIGGVLLTNLGVTLPVRVNMIGSVHSSVAAEVRSVGVNQTVHTLNLDLTADVQAVTPLVMAPAHVRTRVLLAYVVLNGEVPGTYFGGPGAGGVALPAPAR
- the tyrS gene encoding tyrosine--tRNA ligase; translated protein: MTQDRAAAQPAPPEIPLSAEQEREVERQLEVIRRGTAEIVPIEDLVQKLRRSVATGQPLRLKLGMDPSSPDIHLGHTVVLQKIRQLQDLGHICHLVIGDFTGRIGDPTGKSETRRQLTAEEVNENARTYVQQVLKVLHPDRTEIVRNADWLAPLTFSDVVRLASILTVARMLEREDFQKRFQENRPIHIHEFFYPLMQAYDSVHLHTDIEFGGTDQKFNLLMGRTLQKEFGQEPQVAVMMPILEGLDGVQKMSKSLGNYIGIDEPPKEMWGKVMSIPDDLMPKYFELISGVSVEELREIQAGLRDGSLHPRDAKMRLARELVTRFLGADAAAEAEANWKAVFQQGGLPEDIPEVRIQPGPRWLVKALVELGLATSNSEARRAIEQGGVRVNGERVVDVNAEVDLRDGTVLQVGKRRFVRCRT